A region of Streptomyces sp. NBC_01264 DNA encodes the following proteins:
- a CDS encoding MFS transporter → MTTPQLSKLQIPGAARREGRPGVALAVIAACQLMVVLDATIVNIALPHIQTDLAISTTDLSWVISAYTLAFGGLLLLGGRAGDILGRRRVFLTGILLFTLASLLGGFSQEPWQLLAARALQGVGGAIASPTSLALVTTTFAEGPARNRAFGVFAAVSAGGGAVGLLAGGMLTEWLDWRWVFFVNVPIGLLIAFLTPLYISESERHPGRFDIAGALTSTVGMTSLVYGFIRASQDGWRDGVTIGAFVLAVVLLAAFVLVESRAADPIIPLRMFAERNRTGTYVIMLSLAAAMFGMFFFIVQFVQNVLNFSPIRSGIGFLPITVAIVTAAGLSQRLLPRFGPKPFMVIGSALTGIGLTWLTFIEPDSSYASGVLGPMLLFGFGMGLNFVTLTLTAVSGVAPQEAGAASGLLNASQQVGGSLGLSILVTVFGTASRNEAGKQVPDFMAHADQGQAAAFQQTGRLPDPWGDAVLTQGISTSFIAAVAMSGLALVTALLVVRVRKSDLEALNGAAAQAGPAA, encoded by the coding sequence CGCCTGTCAGCTCATGGTCGTCCTCGACGCGACGATCGTGAACATCGCGCTCCCGCACATCCAGACCGACCTCGCGATCTCGACCACCGACCTGTCCTGGGTGATCAGCGCCTACACCCTCGCCTTCGGCGGCCTGCTGCTGCTCGGCGGCCGTGCGGGCGACATCCTGGGCCGCCGCCGGGTCTTCCTGACCGGCATCCTGCTCTTCACCCTGGCCTCCCTGCTCGGCGGCTTCTCCCAGGAGCCCTGGCAGTTGCTCGCCGCCCGCGCGCTGCAGGGCGTCGGCGGCGCCATCGCCTCGCCGACCTCCCTCGCCCTGGTCACCACGACCTTCGCCGAGGGGCCCGCACGCAACCGCGCCTTCGGCGTGTTCGCCGCCGTCTCCGCGGGTGGCGGCGCGGTGGGCCTGCTGGCCGGCGGCATGCTCACCGAGTGGCTCGACTGGCGCTGGGTGTTCTTCGTCAACGTGCCGATCGGGCTGCTGATCGCGTTCCTGACCCCGCTCTACATCAGCGAGTCCGAGCGCCATCCGGGCCGCTTCGACATCGCCGGAGCCCTCACTTCCACGGTCGGGATGACCTCGCTGGTCTACGGGTTCATCCGCGCCTCCCAGGACGGCTGGCGCGACGGCGTGACCATCGGCGCGTTCGTCCTGGCCGTGGTCCTGCTCGCGGCCTTCGTGCTCGTCGAGTCCCGGGCCGCCGATCCGATCATCCCGCTGCGCATGTTCGCCGAGCGCAACCGCACCGGCACCTACGTGATCATGCTCAGCCTGGCCGCGGCCATGTTCGGAATGTTCTTCTTCATCGTCCAGTTCGTGCAGAACGTGCTGAACTTCAGCCCGATCCGGTCCGGCATCGGCTTCCTGCCCATCACCGTCGCCATCGTCACCGCCGCCGGACTCTCCCAGCGCCTGCTGCCGCGCTTCGGCCCCAAGCCGTTCATGGTCATCGGGTCGGCGCTCACCGGCATCGGACTGACCTGGCTGACCTTCATCGAACCCGACAGCTCCTACGCCTCCGGGGTGTTGGGCCCCATGCTGCTGTTCGGATTCGGCATGGGCCTGAACTTCGTCACCCTCACCCTCACCGCCGTCTCCGGAGTGGCCCCGCAGGAAGCGGGCGCGGCCTCCGGACTCCTCAACGCCAGCCAGCAGGTCGGCGGCTCGCTCGGACTGTCCATCCTGGTCACCGTCTTCGGCACGGCCAGCCGCAACGAGGCCGGCAAACAGGTCCCCGACTTCATGGCCCACGCCGACCAGGGGCAGGCCGCGGCCTTCCAGCAGACCGGCCGGCTGCCCGACCCCTGGGGGGACGCGGTCCTCACCCAGGGGATCTCCACCTCGTTCATCGCCGCCGTCGCCATGTCGGGGCTCGCGCTCGTCACCGCGCTGCTGGTGGTCCGGGTGCGCAAGAGCGACCTCGAGGCCCTGAACGGAGCCGCCGCCCAGGCCGGTCCGGCCGCCTGA